The genomic window TATCGGGTTTCCAATACACGAGAAAATATGTCATGTGTTATTCAAACACTCGCTGTACCGCCGGATGGAATCCAGGCAGGATTTCCGGCAGCTTTAGTTCGTCGTCGGCGCCAAATGCTTCTGATGCTCTGTCAGCGTGGAAGACATGAATGCTTTTTGTGGAATCATCAACCACACAGACCGTTCGAACGCCGGCTCGCAGGTATTCGCCGACTTTCGCGTGGATGTCGCTCCAACGGTCGTCGGGAGAGAGAACTTCGAATACCAGTTCCGGCGCAACTTGCAAAAGCCCATCAGTTAGCGGACCTTTCGGCACGCGCTGGAAGCTGTAATAGGCTACGTCAGCGCCGCGTACTGTGTCGGGATTGCGCTCAGTAATCACGCCAGAGTCGTTACTCAGCACGTGCCCGAGCGCGTTATCGTCTAGAAATCGACGTAACAAATAAACAATTTGAGCGCAAAGCTGGCCGTGACGCGGCATTGGAGGAGGCATCGTAATCACCTGCCCGTGAACCAATTCTGTGGGACGACCGGGATCCGGCAGTTTGGCGTATTCGTCGGCGGTTAGCAAAGTCGTGATCGTAGCCATTTCAGTCACACTTCAAGCAGAAGGCATGTCGCTCCGCCACCGAAACTATTCTACCTTTCGCAAC from Pirellulales bacterium includes these protein-coding regions:
- a CDS encoding Uma2 family endonuclease; translation: MATITTLLTADEYAKLPDPGRPTELVHGQVITMPPPMPRHGQLCAQIVYLLRRFLDDNALGHVLSNDSGVITERNPDTVRGADVAYYSFQRVPKGPLTDGLLQVAPELVFEVLSPDDRWSDIHAKVGEYLRAGVRTVCVVDDSTKSIHVFHADRASEAFGADDELKLPEILPGFHPAVQRVFE